In Bacteroidota bacterium, a single genomic region encodes these proteins:
- a CDS encoding YdcF family protein, whose protein sequence is MVEFKNNIFQRGIAVLKWCFISFGVVAFVSIILSFTDIPYYAFRNLSMEEQVLSSDPEYIVVLGGSGMPSPDGLMRTYYAAQNALQYKQAKVILAHPYTSGDSLMQLHLMAHELIIRGVDSLRILFEPMGFNTHSQAENILTMLGAEKKNSALLIVSSPEHLFRAVRTFQKTGFTSVGAAPAFDTPVEENGIKDKLKTSDTRIKNLYLRYNIWSYLNYELLVAREYCAITYYKIKGWI, encoded by the coding sequence ATGGTTGAGTTTAAAAATAACATATTTCAGCGTGGTATAGCAGTTCTCAAGTGGTGCTTTATTTCGTTTGGCGTTGTAGCTTTTGTTTCAATTATCCTTAGTTTTACTGATATCCCCTATTACGCCTTTCGAAACTTAAGTATGGAAGAGCAAGTACTCAGCAGCGACCCGGAGTATATTGTTGTATTAGGAGGAAGCGGAATGCCGAGTCCGGATGGGCTAATGAGAACATACTATGCCGCACAGAATGCACTTCAATATAAACAAGCAAAAGTCATTCTTGCTCATCCTTATACTTCAGGTGATAGTTTGATGCAGTTGCACTTAATGGCACACGAGCTCATTATACGTGGAGTTGACTCGCTTCGAATTTTATTTGAACCAATGGGGTTCAATACACATTCTCAAGCCGAGAACATTTTAACCATGTTAGGAGCAGAAAAAAAGAATAGTGCCTTGCTGATTGTGAGTTCTCCTGAACATTTATTTAGAGCCGTAAGAACATTTCAAAAAACAGGATTTACTAGTGTTGGCGCCGCCCCTGCTTTTGATACACCGGTGGAAGAAAACGGAATTAAAGACAAGCTCAAAACTTCTGATACCCGTATAAAAAACCTCTACTTGCGCTACAATATATGGAGTTATCTTAATTACGAACTACTTGTTGCCCGCGAGTATTGTGCCATAACCTACTACAAAATAAAGGGATGGATTTAA
- a CDS encoding DUF2341 domain-containing protein — protein MRLLLFVAFLFSSLAGFTAPSGYSFYKKLSVQESQITVNNNSLSGFPVLVRITDADLKSVANGGRVQSNNGYDIVYTASDMNTLIPFQMESYDAVTGTLVAWVKIPTISATVNTDFYLFFGNANNTINLGSKSTWDANYKGVYHLHADVADGTINASNLTNTGTTNYSPGLAADGQRIGSGNYLSRAATAGLQITGDFTLEAWMLPNSLISGSNENIVLSSSSTNNGAAATNINYCLSISGSGGSAGTLIFKWQYSNNSDEQVSSTAPITNTTVGWHNITVVRDVTAKQVRFYFDGLQLGAAVSFSNLPSGGASNSFLIGKNLQDPGRTIDAVFDEVRISNSIRTPEWIQAEYNNYKAASSFISYSPTASVSPLSFCFCSIDMSDFTSLGTFNSHTYYVSTQKENWQNADSIARSRGGHLVSITSLGENTFLTLTSLLNNVWTGLNDSITEGTFVWSSGEPFSYSNWALLQPDNSGNSDYALFGLLGSWDDQKNNPQLFVIEFDCTAPTPVTVNAGPDQLVCGNASNLSATPIPVSAFGSWSLLSGAGSIANPSVAATTVTGLDNGPNAFIWKVGNGSCSASLDTVVLYTDTVKPTLICPANIVVNNSLGLCSGFATWAVPTFSDNCPGASIVQTAGLASGSAFPVGNNAIKYIVTDGNGNSESCGFDVIVIDNELPKISCSGNLSFPSDPGTCGTIVNGITPLNFSDNCGGFNITHLITGSTNTSGINDASGTPF, from the coding sequence ATGAGGTTACTGCTTTTTGTTGCTTTTCTTTTTTCTTCATTAGCTGGATTCACAGCGCCATCAGGTTATTCATTTTATAAAAAGCTTAGCGTTCAAGAAAGTCAGATAACTGTTAACAACAATAGCTTATCCGGATTTCCTGTCCTCGTTCGCATAACAGATGCTGATTTAAAATCGGTCGCGAATGGTGGAAGGGTTCAAAGCAATAATGGTTACGATATTGTTTACACCGCCAGCGACATGAATACGCTTATTCCATTTCAAATGGAAAGCTATGATGCAGTAACAGGAACACTTGTTGCTTGGGTAAAAATTCCAACGATTAGTGCCACGGTTAATACTGATTTTTACCTGTTTTTTGGAAATGCAAACAATACAATAAACCTAGGTAGCAAAAGCACTTGGGATGCTAACTACAAGGGCGTTTATCACCTTCATGCAGATGTTGCAGATGGCACAATTAATGCTTCAAATCTTACCAATACCGGAACAACCAATTACTCACCCGGCTTAGCAGCTGATGGACAAAGAATAGGTTCTGGAAATTACCTTAGTCGAGCAGCCACCGCCGGATTGCAAATTACCGGAGATTTTACCTTGGAAGCTTGGATGCTTCCTAATTCTTTAATCTCAGGAAGTAATGAAAATATTGTGCTCTCAAGCAGTTCAACCAATAACGGCGCTGCTGCTACAAATATCAACTATTGCTTAAGTATTTCAGGTTCAGGAGGTAGCGCAGGAACACTTATTTTTAAATGGCAATATAGCAACAACTCCGATGAGCAAGTCAGCTCCACAGCTCCAATAACCAACACTACAGTTGGTTGGCATAATATAACCGTTGTGCGAGATGTAACAGCAAAACAGGTAAGGTTTTATTTTGATGGACTCCAATTGGGCGCTGCCGTTTCTTTTTCGAATTTACCTTCCGGTGGTGCCTCCAATTCCTTCCTAATTGGCAAAAACCTTCAGGATCCGGGGCGAACAATTGATGCCGTTTTTGATGAAGTTAGAATTTCTAACAGTATTCGTACACCCGAATGGATTCAAGCTGAATATAACAACTATAAAGCCGCCTCCTCATTTATTAGCTATTCGCCAACAGCTTCTGTAAGCCCATTGAGCTTTTGCTTTTGCAGCATCGATATGAGCGATTTTACATCCTTAGGTACTTTTAACTCTCACACGTATTATGTTTCAACACAAAAGGAAAATTGGCAAAATGCTGATAGTATTGCGAGAAGCAGAGGCGGTCATCTGGTATCGATAACTAGTTTGGGAGAAAACACTTTTTTAACGCTTACTTCTTTACTGAACAATGTCTGGACAGGGCTTAACGACAGCATTACCGAAGGGACTTTTGTTTGGTCGTCGGGTGAGCCTTTTTCATATAGCAATTGGGCGCTTTTACAACCCGATAATTCAGGCAATTCTGATTATGCTTTATTTGGCCTTTTGGGTTCATGGGATGATCAAAAAAACAACCCTCAACTTTTTGTTATAGAGTTTGATTGTACTGCTCCAACTCCAGTTACTGTAAATGCAGGTCCAGATCAATTAGTTTGTGGAAATGCTTCTAATTTAAGTGCAACTCCTATTCCTGTCTCGGCATTTGGAAGTTGGTCTTTACTGAGTGGTGCAGGGTCTATAGCCAATCCTAGTGTTGCCGCGACCACTGTAACCGGTTTGGATAATGGACCAAATGCTTTTATTTGGAAGGTTGGAAATGGCTCATGCAGTGCGTCACTTGATACTGTTGTATTATACACCGATACGGTAAAACCAACGCTTATTTGCCCGGCAAATATTGTTGTAAATAACTCGCTTGGATTGTGCTCCGGTTTTGCAACATGGGCGGTGCCAACTTTTAGCGACAATTGCCCTGGAGCAAGCATTGTGCAAACCGCAGGATTGGCAAGTGGGTCAGCCTTTCCTGTTGGTAATAACGCTATTAAATATATTGTTACCGACGGCAACGGCAATTCCGAGAGTTGTGGTTTTGATGTAATTGTTATCGACAATGAATTGCCTAAAATTAGTTGTTCCGGAAACTTATCGTTTCCTAGCGATCCGGGGACTTGCGGCACTATTGTAAACGGCATTACTCCATTAAATTTTTCAGATAACTGCGGCGGGTTCAATATAACTCATCTTATTACAGGATCCACCAATACAAGTGGTATTAATGATGCCAGCGGTACCCCTTTTTAA